One Plasmodium knowlesi strain H genome assembly, chromosome: 10 genomic window carries:
- a CDS encoding structural maintenance of chromosomes protein 4, putative, producing the protein MVSNMRDDISALEVKDLIPEENVVNEHTLRIMNEEGLYHSVSEAEKAISGGLKEYTLSIENKKKSRLIIDRLILENFKSYSGVKVIGPFYKKFSCIVGPNGSGKSNIIDAMLFVFGRRAKKIRQNKLCDLIHSSKYSMRNEYTKVSIQFRMISEGDHEDELGKWEGQTEETDQVCQTDQLGQTDQLGQTDRSLSEGFTISREATVDNQSKYRINDKVVTQKEVFDLLLQNGIDLRNNRFLILQGEVEQISQMSPKGTKNEEGLLEYLEDIIGTNCYIEDINKSLEELERSEEIYHDKVNRLKHVYNELKELAGPKREAKYYVQLQKFTYKLNILIVKKEKFELAKRILIKEEELAKCVKEKEEHNVMYERLLRERKEMNTILSTLENEESEIIKRKNKVDNEFKILNTQDENVKKELLIVVEKMQNLYVKREQLREKDIPQYKNIIEEKQKILNVLKRESIPKLERQLEKCEEEMEKYNEEIKADTDKINTIYSNEEKKLAPLQKSYDDLVRVTSEYANKSNLIEKKQKEFLAHQEELKYLQGKLINELKEMDVQLKHMSKVDTEKRKAIHAKEELLTQINMETEQVTNNLINLRVKYETMKKELNTDKSMNKLHELIYHLKRTKIKGIHGVLGDLGSIDPKYEKAFLIAGNNCTDFVVVDKPHDAVLLFEQMRKHNLGRVNVLSLSILETNLFPVMKKHEENYTPLLPNVHKLIDFIHFKDEKYKVCFYYAVKETLVANTLEEAHVIGYAHKRRVVTVGGELIENDGRICGGGVPNNQGKDTNSGMARGSIRRGSANGETEEQERHSASTFFKEEAQSQYDQSDVDKIEGDIKGASKHMDELKLRKGNLLNEIKEITTLIDDNECKIEIAKKRIENCKKQLKDIEGQLQNSDVPELTSEEKKELESIKEMIEKKNDEKNKVEILLKAQESKVKMYYEQLQDVGGEKKKTLKNKLLHAERQLNITRDEIAKHSSEEVNALANLQKGEKDILKFTDEIEEYEKNEKELENELKDLETKGSVVYEEIEKMEKELAKVQTQMKQNQKKKQQIDENISKKDLENVDLVYKTENLQKEIEQLRHRGVAYEGKIDEYTRLIDQADRVVVENRPCRGNSAGSSDRSTGEESGEEDDMEYDDENDDEAVGGKRKRNSGGGGNISKRKRGKGDVQDDGEDDCEGEEQDDHVGDDDHEDEGVVCPRQHDEEQEEELKALEDMACDNEEWSDLETEYDYLNVTEEQLEVINKKELETKLESKLLLLQKKAPNLKVFQDYNVKLYDYMKRRKDVNKSKKKKYKIKKQYDGLCNKRRKEFLLAFNIISAKLKEMYQMIAIGGDAELEIIDSSEIFNEGILFSVRPPKKSWKHIQNLSGGEKTLSSLALVFALHYFKPNPIYFMDEIDAALDFKNVSIISHYIKTKTSDAQFIVISLRNQMFELCDRMIGIYKTNDITKCITLNPGRFQGDQPREEQVEEEDPQEKIHEPTSAYVAVPM; encoded by the coding sequence ATGGTTTCCAACATGAGGGACGACATCAGCGCCCTGGAGGTGAAGGATCTCATTCCGGAAGAAAATGTTGTGAACGAACACACACTGAGAATTATGAACGAAGAGGGACTATACCATTCCGTCAGTGAAGCGGAGAAGGCCATCAGCGGAGGATTAAAGGAATACACATTGAGTATagagaacaagaaaaaatcgaGATTAATAATTGACAGGCTTAttttagaaaattttaaaagctACTCTGGGGTGAAGGTTATTGGACCCTTCTACAAAAAGTTTAGTTGTATCGTGGGCCCGAATGGAAGTGGAAAGAGCAATATCATAGATGCTATGTTGTTTGTGTTTGGACGTCGGGCGAAGAAGATTCGACAGAACAAGCTGTGCGACCTAATTCACAGCTCCAAGTATTCCATGCGCAATGAATATACGAAGGTATCCATCCAATTCAGAATGATCTCGGAGGGAGACCATGAGGATGAGCTAGGAAAGTGGGAAGGTCAAACGGAGGAGACGGATCAGGTATGCCAGACAGACCAGTTAGGCCAGACGGACCAGTTAGGCCAGACGGATCGGAGTTTGTCTGAAGGATTCACCATCAGCAGAGAAGCGACGGTGGACAACCAATCCAAGTATCGCATAAACGACAAGGTGGTAACACAGAAGGAGGTATTCGATCTGCTACTCCAAAATGGAATCGACCTACGGAACAATCGTTTCCTCATCCTGCAAGGTGAAGTGGAGCAAATCTCACAAATGAGCccgaaaggaacaaaaaacgaagaaggtCTCCTTGAATATTTGGAGGATATCATAGGGACCAACTGCTACATAGAAGATATAAATAAAAGCTTAGAAGAGTTGGAAAGAAGTGAAGAAATATACCATGATAAAGTAAACCGACTGAAGCATGTGTATAACGAACTGAAAGAATTGGCTGGACCGAAGAGGGAGGCAAAGTATTACGTGCAGTTGCAAAAGTTTACATATAAactaaatatattaattgtaaagaaggaaaaattcgaGCTAGCTAAAAGgattttaataaaagaagaggagctagccaaatgcgtaaaagaaaaagaagaacacaATGTTATGTATGAAAGGTTACTgagggagagaaaagaaatgaataCGATTTTAAGTACCctagaaaatgaagagagcgaaattatcaaaaggaagaacaaggtAGACAACGAATTCAAAATATTGAATACTCAagatgaaaatgtgaaaaaggagTTGTTGATAGTTGTagagaaaatgcaaaatctgtATGTCAAGAGAGAACAACTCAGGGAGAAGGACATCCCTCAGTACAAAAACATAAtcgaagaaaaacaaaaaatattgaatGTATTAAAAAGAGAGAGCATACCAAAATTGGAAAGACAActagaaaaatgtgaagaggaaatggaaaaatacaatGAAGAGATTAAAGCAGACACAGATAAAATTAATACAATTTACTCaaacgaagagaaaaaactaGCTCCTTTGCAAAAGAGTTATGATGATTTAGTGAGAGTTACATCTGAATACGCCAATAAGTCCAAcctaatagaaaaaaaacaaaaggaattcTTGGCCCATCAGGAAGAATTGAAATATTTACAGGGAAAGCTGATAAACGAATTGAAGGAAATGGATGTACAGTTGAAACATATGAGTAAGGTGGACacagaaaagaggaaagccATACACGCGAAAGAAGAATTACTAACCCAGATAAACATGGAAACAGAGCAAGTAACAAATAATCTTATCAACCTTAGGGTAAAGTACGAAACGATGAAGAAGGAACTGAACACTGATAAAAGTATGAACAAGTTACATGAACTCATTTACCATTTGAAGAGAACAAAGATTAAAGGGATTCATGGCGTTCTTGGTGACTTAGGATCTATAGATCCAAAATATGAGAAAGCCTTTCTCATCGCAGGAAATAACTGCACCGACTTTGTTGTAGTGGACAAGCCACACGATGCTGTGCTCCTCTTCGAACAAATGCGCAAGCATAACCTTGGGCGTGTGAACGTTTTGTCTCTCTCCATTCTGGAAACCAATTTATTTCCAGTGATGAAGAAACATGAAGAGAATTACACCCCTCTCCTTCCTAATGTTCACAAACTTATCGACTTCATCCATTttaaggatgaaaaatacaaagtcTGCTTCTACTACGCAGTGAAGGAAACTCTCGTAGCTAACACCCTCGAGGAGGCACATGTCATCGGGTATGCTCACAAAAGGAGAGTAGTCACTGTCGGGGGAGAGTTAATAGAAAACGATGGTCGCATATGTGGTGGTGGGGTGCCAAACAACCAAGGGAAAGATACAAATAGTGGAATGGCTAGAGGATCCATAAGAAGGGGTTCCGCCAACGGAGAAACGGAAGAACAAGAAAGACACTCCGCAAGTACATTCTTCAAGGAGGAGGCCCAGTCGCAATATGACCAAAGCGATGTCGACAAGATTGAAGGGGATATTAAGGGAGCGAGCAAACATATGGACGAGCTGAAACTACGGAAGGGAAATCTcctgaacgaaataaaagagaTAACCACACTTATAGATGACAACGAATGTAAGATAGAAATTGCGAAGAAGAGAATTGAGAATTGCAAAAAACAACTAAAGGACATCGAAGGACAATTACAAAACTCCGATGTGCCAGAACTCACCtcggaagagaagaaggaactgGAATCTATTAAAGaaatgatagaaaaaaaaaatgatgagaaGAACAAAGTCGAGATTCTACTTAAAGCACAGGAAAGTAAAGTGAAAATGTATTATGAACAACTCCAGGATGtcggaggagagaaaaaaaaaacacttaaaaataaattattgcATGCGGAAAGACAATTAAATATCACCAGGGATGAAATAGCCAAACACAGCAGTGAAGAGGTCAACGCCCTGGCTAATCTACAGAAGGGAGAGAAGGATATACTTAAATTTACGGATGAAATTGAAGAATATGAAAAGAACGAGAAGGAACTAGAGAATGAGCTGAAGGATCTAGAGACAAAAGGATCCGTGGTGTATGAAGAAATAGAGAAGATGGAGAAGGAGCTAGCCAAAGTGCAAACGCAGATGAAGCAGAaccaaaagaagaagcaacaaATTGATGAAAACATTTCGAAGAAGGATCTAGAGAATGTGGATCTAGTGTACAAGACAGAGAATTTACAAAAGGAAATAGAGCAACTCCGACACAGGGGTGTTGCCTACGAAGGTAAGATTGACGAGTACACACGGTTGATTGACCAGGCTGATAGGGTTGTCGTGGAGAACAGACCGTGTCGTGGAAATAGCGCGGGTAGCTCTGACCGTAGTACAGGCGAGGAAAGCGGTGAGGAGGATGACATGGAATATGACGATgagaatgatgatgaagcggtggggggaaagagaaagcGCAACTCGGGGGGAGGAGGGAATATCAGCAAGAGGAAGAGAGGGAAGGGCGATGTACAAGATGATGGTGAGGATGACTGTGAAGGTGAAGAGCAGGATGACCACGTAGGTGATGATGACCATGAAGATGAGGGAGTGGTGTGCCCTCGTCAGCACGACGAGGAACAGGAGGAGGAACTCAAAGCCCTGGAAGACATGGCTTGCGATAACGAAGAATGGAGCGATCTCGAAACTGAGTACGACTACTTAAACGTAACGGAAGAACAACTTGAAGTCATCAACAAAAAGGAACTGGAGACCAAACTGGAAAGTAAGTTACTCCTATTACAGAAGAAGGCACCGAACCTTAAGGTTTTCCAAGATTATAATGTGAAACTGTATGATTacatgaaaaggagaaaagatgTAAATAAatccaagaagaaaaagtataaGATAAAAAAGCAGTATGATGGCCTATgcaataaaagaaggaaggagttcCTCCTGGCATTCAACATTATCTCTGCAAAGCTGAAAGAGATGTACCAAATGATAGCTATAGGTGGAGATGCAGAGTTAGAAATAATAGATTCTTcagaaatttttaatgaaggaattcttttttctgttcgaCCTCCGAAAAAAAGCTGGAAACATATACAGAATTTATCCGGAGGAGAGAAAACACTTAGCTCCTTAGCTCTTGTTTTTGCTCTTCACTACTTCAAGCCAAACCCCATCTACTTCATGGACGAGATCGATGCTGCACTCGATTTCAAAAATGTCTCCATCATTTCCCACTACATCAAAACCAAGACTAGCGATGCCCAGTTCATTGTCATTTCTTTGCGAAACCAAATGTTCGAACTGTGTGACAGGATGATTGGTATTTACAAGACCAATGATATAACCAAGTGtataacccttaacccgggaAGGTTCCAGGGGGATCAGCCCAGGGAAGAACaggtggaggaggaggaccCGCAAGAAAAAATCCACGAACCTACCAGTGCATACGTTGCGGTGCCCATGTGA
- a CDS encoding pre-mRNA-processing ATP-dependent RNA helicase PRP5, putative, which produces MSDHYDHYRKDMNRSIFSNDKRKRSNSRHDNHERKKEHHEEGTYKRARGVEDDEEEEARYSRDMKSYRKRLKEQWGDRIRRDRDREKYYQRDRDRRGDRSPEERPKRAKRKEHLYSSSDEEDEETDEGNSRSRHRGSSGRYAKDAATRRVERERDRYEGKDSLRERRRSRKRSTSDDRSDDGSSDRRKERKNFRRRHSSERSSFSEKNSMKKKKKKKKSYSSSDEESSNTDKEVNKRREGNKKKREKNEEGGDGERSKREDKNGAPIVTATNVVGGGGEENHEDENKLSRLERLKRFAQKIMNRGNDEGSGEAGTKINAKVEREIGTKGTKFTLNKVISSAGRKFDLDAFGGGRQDEEDGDDEEEGKKKLTKREQKNCDTRQGLGRGDLLSNWPEEEPAVGDDNEDPLEVFMRNLEQNCGEEEGEAVGPNQAITLEEIYRYDENRHRFEGAKQTEEEDPVEAVHSGEVAKETNQRDMQAPQRADLEEDEDGEEYHRLFIEALRKKGEEEGNGNEALAPHDAGICAGSGAGSGAGSSAGSSEAIENLSEDSEYNIETNVLKKTNKKFLQVNREEVEYLPIKKNIYVQVSEITNMKDSDVDLFRKNNGNIIVRGKNCPRPVQYFYQCGLPSKILPILEKKNFKKMFGIQMQTIPALMCGRDVIAIAETGSGKTLSYLFPLIRHVLHQAPLRNNDGPIAIILTPTRELSKQVKSEARPYCQAVNLRILAVYGGSNIGTQLNTLKRGVEILVGTPGRIIDILTISNCKVTNLNRVSFVVLDEADRLLDLGFESQIHNILNNCRKDKQTAMISATFPSYIQNLAKKLLYKPIEIIVGEKGKTNNNIYQFVEVLQVKEKIFRLLKLLGDWSTYGLILIFVNKQLEADLLYLELFKYDYKTLVLHGGQDQADREFTLQTFKEGKNKILIATSVMARGIDIKDIIVVINYECPDHIEDYIHRVGRTGRSNKIGYAYTFVSPDEHAKAYDIYSLIKNNIYYMNKTIDIPRQLEELVLEYTQSSNFAEVKKKGYKGKGFKFTPNEKSRLQMDKANAKRELGLVRDKEGAAENPAEGDAPDGEMQGSFDGAAASRMGGNAPPMVTPQSQPQQAQPQPPPPPPPPGEPSPQSEIKRIELEIQRIKMNDTMDLSLKAKQINELMKTYNFVALQQSTLKKNADSTEDTDIEKMAEQEATKATEHIKNETERKQLFNKIKQDVKKKLMDSKMQSNSKAENIHRSMLLNSMRTRNMKKYSPFIPHTYIMEDNSIMQEFYINDYPQHVRLRICNREVLSRISDMSGSRCQIKGQYSNPNQPNKTTFLLDAKPLHIEITASNYNQVQIAHNEFTSMINQLLQNSNMKGHRKG; this is translated from the coding sequence ATGAGTGACCACTACGACCATTACAGAAAAGACATGAACAGAAGCATCTTCAGTAACGACAAGCGGAAGAGAAGCAATAGTCGACACGATAACcatgaaaggaagaaggagcaCCACGAGGAGGGTACCTACAAAAGAGCCAGGGGGGTGGAGgacgatgaagaggaggaggcgAGATATAGCAGAGATATGAAATCGTATAGGAAGCGCCTGAAGGAACAGTGGGGTGATCGGATAAGGCGAGACCGAGATCGCGAAAAATACTACCAACGGGACCGGGACCGCCGCGGAGACAGATCCCCAGAGGAACGCCCGAAAAGAGCCAAGAGGAAGGAACACCTATACAGTAGCAGTgacgaagaagacgaagagaCGGACGAAGGGAATAGCAGAAGCAGACATCGAGGGAGTAGCGGAAGGTACGCAAAAGACGCCGCGACAAGGAGGGTGGAGCGCGAGAGGGATAGGTACGAAGGGAAAGACAGTCTccgggaaaggagaaggtcAAGGAAACGAAGCACCAGTGACGACAGAAGCGACGATGGAAGTAGTGACAGAAGGAAGGAACGGAAAAACTTCCGTCGTCGCCATTCCTCGGAGCGCAGTAGCTTCTCCGAAAAGAAttcgatgaagaaaaaaaaaaaaaaaaaaaaaagttactcCTCGTCAGACGAGGAAAGTAGCAACACGGACAAGGAGGTGAACAAACGGAGGgaaggtaataaaaaaaaaagggagaaaaatgaggaggggggggatggAGAACGAtcgaaaagggaagacaaaAATGGAGCACCTATTGTTACTGCCACTAACGTTGTCGGAGGTGGTGGTGAGGAAAACCATGAAGACGAAAACAAGCTCTCCAGGCTGGAGCGACTCAAGCGGTTCGCACAGAAGATCATGAACAGGGGAAACGACGAGGGAAGTGGTGAGGCTGGCACGAAGATCAACGCGAAGGTCGAAAGGGAGATTGGCACAAAGGGCACCAAGTTTACGCTTAATAAGGTAATCAGCAGCGCCGGCAGGAAGTTCGACCTGGACGCATTTGGGGGAGGCAGACAAGACGAAGAGGATGgcgatgatgaagaggaggggaaaaagaagttgaCGAAGAGGGAGCAGAAGAATTGTGACACACGTCAAGGTCTGGGAAGAGGGGATCTGCTTTCCAACTGGCCCGAGGAGGAACCTGCTGTAGGGGATGACAATGAAGACCCCCTCGAAGTGTTCATGCGAAACTTGGAGCAAAACTGTGgcgaggaagaaggagaagcggTGGGCCCCAATCAGGCCATAACACTGGAGGAGATTTATAGGTATGATGAAAATAGGCACCGATTCGAGGGGGCAAAGCAaacggaggaagaagacCCCGTAGAAGCTGTCCACTCAGGAGAGGTCGCTAAAGAGACGAACCAAAGGGATATGCAGGCGCCCCAGAGAGCTGATttggaagaagatgaagacgGCGAGGAATATCACCGATTGTTCATTGAAGCATTgaggaagaaaggagaagaggaaggcAACGGAAATGAGGCGTTGGCACCCCATGACGCGGGAATTTGCGCAGGTAGTGGCGCAGGTAGTGGCGCAGGTAGTAGCGCAGGTAGTAGCGAAGCCATAGAAAATTTGAGCGAAGACAGCGAGTACAACATCGAAACGAATGTCCTGAAGAAAACGAATAAGAAGTTTCTTCAGGTGAATCGTGAGGAAGTGGAATATCTacctataaaaaaaaacatatacgTGCAGGTAAGTGAGATAACAAACATGAAGGATAGCGACGTGGACCTATTCCGGAAGAACAACGGAAATATAATTGTGAGAGGAAAGAACTGTCCACGACCAGTGCAATACTTTTACCAATGCGGATTGCCATCAAAAATACTAcccattttggagaaaaaaaattttaaaaaaatgtttggcATACAGATGCAGACGATTCCAGCTTTGATGTGTGGGAGAGATGTTATCGCTATTGCTGAGACAGGAAGTGGGAAAACTCTATCGTACTTGTTTCCATTGATTAGACACGTTCTTCACCAAGCACCTCTTCGAAATAATGATGGCCCAATTGCCATAATACTTACACCGACTAGAGAATTGAGCAAGCAGGTGAAGAGTGAAGCGAGACCCTACTGTCAAGCGGTGAACCTGAGAATCTTGGCTGTCTATGGGGGATCAAACATTGGAACACAACTAAATACACTTAAGAGAGGAGTGGAAATATTAGTTGGTACCCCCGGTCGTATAATTGATATTCTAACGATAAGTAATTGTAAAGTTACTAATCTTAATAGAGTATCTTTCGTGGTTCTCGATGAAGCAGACCGTTTGTTGGACTTGGGATTTGAATCTCAAATACACAACATTCTTAACAACTGCAGGAAGGATAAACAGACAGCTATGATTTCGGCTACCTTCCCAAGTTACATCCAGAACCTAGCTAAGAAGTTGCTTTACAAACCCATCGAAATTATTGTCGgcgaaaagggaaaaacaaacaacAACATATACCAGTTTGTTGAAGTTCTACAGGTTAAAGAGAAGATATTTAGGCTCTTGAAGCTCCTTGGAGATTGGAGCACTTATGGTTTGATCCTCATTTTTGTGAATAAGCAGTTAGAAGCAGATCTCCTTTATTTAGAACTCTTTAAGTATGATTACAAAACGTTAGTTTTGCATGGAGGACAGGATCAAGCTGATAGAGAATTCACTCTTCAAACGTtcaaggaagggaaaaacaaaatactTATTGCCACTTCAGTTATGGCTAGAGGTATCGATATAAAGGATATCATCGTTGTAATTAATTATGAGTGCCCAGACCATATAGAAGATTATATTCATCGTGTTGGAAGAACAGGTAGGTCGAACAAAATTGGTTATGCGTATACCTTTGTCAGCCCTGATGAACATGCCAAGGCGTATGATATCTACAGCCTCATTAAGAACAACATATATTACATGAATAAAACGATTGATATCCCCAGACAGTTGGAAGAACTCGTTCTAGAGTACACCCAGAGTAGTAATTTTGCGGAGGTTAAAAAGAAGGGTTACAAAGGGAAAGGCTTCAAGTTTACTCCAAATGAAAAATCCCGCCTTCAGATGGATAAGGCCAATGCCAAAAGAGAACTTGGCTTAGTGCGCGACAAGGAGGGGGCGGCGGAGAACCCAGCGGAGGGAGATGCCCCCGACGGAGAAATGCAGGGATCATTTGATGGAGCAGCGGCAAGCAGAATGGGTGGAAATGCTCCTCCAATGGTAACTCCACAATCGCAACCACAACAGGCACAACCGcaaccaccaccaccacctccACCGCCTGGAGAGCCCAGCCCACAAAGCGAAATAAAGCGAATCGAACTGGAGATACagaggataaaaatgaacgacACCATGGACCTGTCGCTAAAGGccaaacaaataaatgagTTGATGAAGACCTACAACTTCGTGGCCCTCCAACAAAGTAccctcaaaaaaaatgcagacaGCACGGAGGATACTGATATAGAGAAAATGGCCGAACAGGAGGCCACCAAGGCAACAGAACACATAAAGAATGAAACGGAAAGAAAGCAACtctttaacaaaattaaacaagacgtaaaaaaaaaattaatggacAGTAAGATGCAGAGCAACTCCAAGGCGGAGAACATTCACAGGAGTATGCTTTTAAATTCCATGAGGACAagaaacatgaaaaaatactctcctttcattcctcaCACCTATATTATGGAGGACAACTCCATTATGCAGGAGTTCTACATTAATGACTATCCGCAACACGTGAGGTTGAGGATATGCAACCGAGAGGTGCTCTCTCGCATTTCCGACATGTCTGGTTCAAGATGCCAGATAAAGGGTCAATACTCCAACCCCAATCAGCCAAATAAGACCACCTTTCTTCTTGACGCCAAGCCGCTACACATTGAAATAACCGCATCCAACTATAATCAGGTGCAGATTGCACACAACGAATTCACCTCCATGATTAATCAGTTACTTCAGAATAGCAACATGAAGGGGCATCGGAAGGGGTGA
- a CDS encoding single-stranded DNA-binding protein, putative, with the protein MKALLLSTVMYVLCLPAIWGYVGEPKMHKLTMGGISNQRRTSTRKMNLLKTKMQSDFNYEGSKRYYNNRPMTGEKSLNKISLIGRVGCEPDIKILNGGDKVATFSLATNEFWRDRNTNELKSKTDWHRIVVYDQNIVDLVDKFLRKGRRVYIQGSLHTRRWFGNDLTNQPRQITEVVLSYNKGDLIFLDDKRNFISRNTSNVQSTESASSSNEANIANSLGGNADEAISASNSDSHGGVEQDEFAHGLEGAAAEGFDSLEDGLGKEDGIYDKMNTQEFDE; encoded by the coding sequence ATGAAAGCGCTACTGCTATCCACCGTGATGTACGTTCTGTGCCTTCCAGCAATATGGGGATATGTGGGGGAGCCGAAAATGCATAAGCTGACGATGGGCGGTATTTCAAACCAGAGGAGAACATCAACCCGGAAAATGAATCTCTTGAAAACTAAGATGCAAAGCGACTTCAATTACGAGGGTAGTAAGAGGTACTACAACAACAGGCCCATGACGGGGGAAAAGTCGCTGAACAAAATTTCGCTCATAGGACGCGTTGGATGCGAACCagatataaaaattttaaatggaGGAGACAAGGTTGCTACGTTCAGTTTGGCAACAAATGAATTTTGGAGAGACAGAAACACAAATGAATTGAAGTCCAAGACGGATTGGCATCGCATCGTGGTTTATGATCAGAACATTGTTGATCTTGTAGATAAATTTTtacgaaagggaaggagagtTTATATCCAAGGATCGCTACACACGAGGAGATGGTTTGGCAATGACCTGACCAATCAGCCGAGACAGATAACTGAAGTGGTATTATCATACAATAAAGGTGATTTAATATTTCTGGATGATAAGCGGAATTTTATTTCGCGAAATACTTCAAATGTGCAAAGTACTGAAAGTGCTAGTTCAAGCAACGAAGCAAATATTGCAAACAGTTTGGGGGGAAATGCCGACGAAGCGATAAGTGCATCCAACAGTGACAGTCATGGTGGTGTGGAACAGGATGAGTTTGCACACGGACTGGAGGGGGCTGCTGCAGAGGGGTTCGATTCGCTGGAAGACGGCCTCGGGAAGGAGGACGGAATTTACGACAAGATGAATACGCAAGAGTTTGACGAATGA
- a CDS encoding alpha-soluble NSF attachment protein, putative, with protein MEYEARELEKKAEQLNKKGFLSSFFGGDNTDEMINCYNLAANKYKLCHKWKEATACILKNAILHRNNNETSYCANAYLEAGNIAKKYDKMEAIKHIEEAVNMYAAIGRFSNCGKCEKNIAEIYEDLYEYGNASKYYKKAAYYFEMDEYSKSAYTQCIVKYAELSSQYSGQYEEAISIFENEAEKALKSTLLQYGARDYYIKAGILHIVLGDLVNAKISIDKYCMNDPRFLSSREKKFLDNIMEAVTEQDVEYFEEAVHEYDRITKLDNWKVHFLYQIKSKMNAEPNVELTADGAVDLT; from the exons ATGGAATACGAGGCAAGGGAGCTGGAAAAGAAGGCTGAACAGCTAAACAAGAAGGGGTtcctctcttccttttttgggggCGACAATACGGACGAAATGATCAACTGCTACAACTTGGCGGCCAACAAATACAAGCTATGCCACAAAT GGAAGGAGGCCACTGCATGCATCCTGAAGAACGCCATCCTGCATAGAAACAACAATGAGACAAGCTACTGTGCGAATGCGTACTTAGAAGCGGGGAATATAgccaaaaaatatgacaaaATGG AGGCCATAAAACATATCGAAGAGGCTGTCAACATGTACGCAGCCATTGGGCGCTTCTCCAACTGCGGAAAGTGCGAAAAGAACATTGCGGAAATTTACGAAGATCTGTACGAATATGGCAACGCGTccaaatactacaaaaaagcGGCCTACTACTTCGAAATGGACGAATATTCCAA GTCCGCCTACACGCAATGCATCGTAAAATACGCGGAGCTGAGTTCACAGTACAGCGGACAATATGAGGAGGCCATCTCG ATCTTCGAGAACGAAGCGGAGAAGGCCCTGAAGAGCACGTTACTGCAATACGGCGCGAGGGATTACTACATAAAGGCAGGCATTTTACACATTGTGCTAGGGGACTTGGTCAATGCGAAAATCTCCATCGACAAGTACTGCATGAACGACCCACGTTTTTTAAGTtcgagggagaaaaagtttCTCGATAATATTATGGAGGCTGTGACAGAACAAGACGTAGAATACTTTGAGGAGGCTGTGCACGAGTATGATCGCATTACCAAGTTGGACAACTGGAAGGTACACTTTCTTTACCAAATAAAGTCCAAAATGAATGCTGAGCCGAACGTCGAATTGACGGCTGATGGAGCGGTGGACTTAACGTAG